In Camelina sativa cultivar DH55 chromosome 17, Cs, whole genome shotgun sequence, the genomic stretch TGCAATGCTTATGGAGCTGGACTCACTGATTGGTCACTAGCATCAACCTATGGAAAGCTCGCCATATTCACAATTGGAGCATGGGCTGGTTCTGATCATGGAGGTCTTCTGGCAGGCTTAGCAGCTTGTGGAGTCATGATGAACATAGTGTCGACAGCTTCAGACCTGACGCAGGATTTTAAGACCGGTTACCTAACATTGTCATCTCCAAGGGCCATGTTTGTGAGCCAAGTGATAGGAACAGCAATCGGCTGCGTGGTTTCGCCCTGCGTGTTCTGGCTTTTTTACAAGGCGTTTGATGATCTCGGCCTCCCAAACAGCGAGTACCCTGCACCGTTTGCTACTGTGTACAGAAGTATGGCTAAACTCGGTGTTGAAGGCGTCTCGTCTCTACCAAGAGACTGTCTTGTGCTGTGCTACGCGTTTTTTGGTGTAGCCATAATCATTAACGTAGTAAAAGATGGTCTTGGTAACAGGTGGGGAAGGTTTGTTCCTCTTCCCATGGCTATGGCTATACCGTTTTTCTTAGGGCCTTACTTTGCGATTGACATGTGCGTGGggagttttattttgtttgtctgGGAGAGATTAGATGCGCCAAAGGCTGAAGCTTTTGCAACAGCAGTGGCTTCTGGTTTGATATGTGGAGATGGAATCTGGACTTTGCCAAGTTCAGTGCTTGCTATAGCTGGAGTTAAACCTCCTATTTGCATGAAGTTTCTCTCATCTGCAACTAATCATAGAGTCGACAAGTTCCTGAATGGAtcctcttagtttttttttaatgctcaATGTGATGGATCTGTTGAAGAAGTAAAGTGTAATGatgtttcaattttgaaaaaaaaaatgataaaaggtATATTGTCTTGATCACTCAGTATAGATACAGGAGAGACGGTTTGCTTTTGTTGTATTAAAATGAGCAGAGATGATATTTATACATAACTCGTGAACACAAACTATCGATTAAGCATGATGAATCCATTATCCAATTCTTGCTTTGTGCAACATAATCATCAGTCTCGTAGCAATTTCTCATTCTCCATCTCACACAAACATAACTTAAAAACTGTTCATTCTCCCAGCAAAAAAGAACAACAGACCTCTAGTTTCTTCTGGAAGAGAGTTCTTTAAGCTTTTGAAGACGATTTCTTCGCCTTGGAAGTTCCAGCTGTTTTCTCCTCAGCTTTCTTGAAAAGGTTAGCCACCGTAGCTTGAACGAGTTTATTGTCTTTGCACTTTGGTTTTTCCATTTTTGCCGGGAGTTCTGTAGGCAACTTGCTAGCTGATGCTGTAGTACCATCTTGAGATTCCTCACGGCCTCTTGTTGAAGATTCAGGTTTCAACTGAgttttctcatcttcatcagaTGTATAATTGCCTTCACTTTCATCAGAGGAGACCTCTGGAGAAGTTTCTGCAAAGCTGCAAGACACGTTTAAAGAAAGGTTGTTAAACCTGATAGCTACTTAGATAGCTCCCATCAACGGAAAACTACAGATCTTAGAAAGGAGAACGAAACAGACTAGTCACATAGAGGCAAATGTATATACacaaccaatagaaaaaccTAAGGATAACACAAAAAAACTAGACCACGAgatatttacaaatcaaatgAACAGGAAGTGATTCCCCGGAAATGAATCTAATATCTCATCAAAATCCACAGCAGAGACTTTCAGATAAACGTATCATTGCTAGCTCAAAAGAGTGTGTTTTTAACTTAGTGAAGAAGTTGAAAGGATCATACTTGAATTTCTTCCCAGAATTTCTCTGAGACTGTCGGACTGGTGTAAGTTGGAGTGGTGGTGTTACTTGAATCTTATCGTCTAAGAATTCTCCATCATCAGACAAAACATCCTCCATCTCAACTTCAGGTGAATCTGTCTCTGTTGGTTGGCTACCAGTTTCAGGAGTCGCTAGCGTCTTGACTGAAGCTCCACCTCCTGCACCTCCTTGGAAATCAAACTCCGTTTGCTCTGCCTAATACCAAAGAAAGAGTACTTCTCTTATCATATCAACATCATCTCTGTGAAAACTAAAGACTTGGAGAGAAAATGTATCCAACCTGAGCCAGTTCTTTAGGGAAATCAAGACGAGCTTCTTCAGGATTCTCCTCTTTTGTCCCAATCCACCATGACTCAGAGAACACAATCTACACAATAAGCATTGCCAAAATTACTCTAGAGTTCAAGACAcacagaaaaagagaatgaacTGTAAAAAAAGAGACTAAccatattatcaaaataatcatCACACAAGACATTTTTGCCTCCTCTAGAGAATTGAAGAGTCAAGTATCTGTTCTTAGGATACAAAATCGTCCCAAAAAGCTTCATACGACCCTAAAAGAACCAACACTTTCAACGATTCAGAACACATAAAGCAGCAGTAACGCCTCAACATAGCGTAACACAAGTGACCCAATTTAGGGATCTAACCAAACCTAACCTGGGGGAAATTGAGGTAAAGGACAGGGTTTTTAGTAGACAATCGATCGAGATCGCCGATGGTGGCGCCGGAGATAGGAGCGAGAAGTCCagggaaggagaagaggaaacgATTTTTGCGCTGAGACTTGCGGATGATGTCGGTGCCATGGTGTTTCAGAACTTGCTTTGAAGGTTTGAGAGATGAATTAGATTTCGCCGGAGAATCAGAGAGCAGTTGGTTATCGAGAGCTAGGGTTTTtaatctcttcctctgtttcgaCTCTGCATCGTCTTTATCTGCTCCTTTTGATCCACCTTTCTTCGACGATGAAGCTCGTACCATCTCACTGCTTCTACTACTACTCCCTCTCAATTTctaatgtcttcttcttcttctccactagTTTTATAGGATTTGTACAAAGTGTCATTTTTTGGCTCACCTTTTTTAAATTTgcttttttaccaaaaataatttaaatttataatttttttatcacttaaaaaactaaatattggaaacaaaattcataaaatacatatttaataaCAAATGTTATATCCAAAAAGAATATAGAACAAAACCATcccaaattatttaaatttcctGTTATTTATGAGTAAAtttcaacaaatatataaagtttataaacaaatatcTAAAACATCCCTATTTAGAATATGTAgcattattaattatttataactttagTTATTCTTATTTGAAGCAAATAATGTTCTTTTAAGCCGAacgaaaacaaataaagcaaataaTGTTCAATAGTTATTcttatttgaaaacaaataatgttcgattaatctaattgtgtatttttgttcttgaatttagttatcCTAAATAGTAGTAAAAACTTGAATGAAGTTCAAGAGAGCAGAGAAATTTATGAGTTATGATCTgggaaaataagaaataaaaaattatgtatttttcaggcaaagaaaaaaaagttcatgtatttttctggcaaaaaataaatagtttgtgtttttttctggaattttttcaaaaatagtaatgCTGT encodes the following:
- the LOC104758135 gene encoding DNA-binding protein RHL1-like, producing MVRASSSKKGGSKGADKDDAESKQRKRLKTLALDNQLLSDSPAKSNSSLKPSKQVLKHHGTDIIRKSQRKNRFLFSFPGLLAPISGATIGDLDRLSTKNPVLYLNFPQGRMKLFGTILYPKNRYLTLQFSRGGKNVLCDDYFDNMIVFSESWWIGTKEENPEEARLDFPKELAQAEQTEFDFQGGAGGGASVKTLATPETGSQPTETDSPEVEMEDVLSDDGEFLDDKIQVTPPLQLTPVRQSQRNSGKKFNFAETSPEVSSDESEGNYTSDEDEKTQLKPESSTRGREESQDGTTASASKLPTELPAKMEKPKCKDNKLVQATVANLFKKAEEKTAGTSKAKKSSSKA